AAcatataaaataaacttaaaactgttaaaaaatatatatacatgtgCAAAATCTAGGCATGTGTTTATTTCAAAGAATATGTGATTAGAATTCTTATATTCTCATATTTGTTTCAAAACTTATGAACAAAATTATTGGCAATGGTATTTCTAAAAATGATATTCTtggaattataattttaattcatcAGACAAACAAAACCTAATTAAGTTATCTTTACCTGGAGATGTATTGGTGGAATTGGTTGATGCAGTTTTAGGAGCAAGTGTTTGAGAAGGCTGTGGTGCTGGTGATTCTGTGTTGGTGGAGTTTGTCGATGCTGTTTTAGGAGCAAGTGCTTGAGATGGCTGTGATGCCGGCGACTCTGTGGAGTTGGTTGATGTAGATTTAGGGGGAAGTGCTTGAGAGGGCTGTGGTGCTGGCGACTCTGTCGAGTTTGTTGATGCAGATTTAGGAGGAAGTGCTTGCGATGGCCGTGGTGCTGGTGACTCCGTCCTGTTAACTATAGACTGATAAAACTGAACTATATCATATCTAACCGAACAACTTGGTCCCATATACAAACAACCTTTCATGTCTTTACACCACGTTGAGAACTTACCGTAAGCTGAATCCAAGCATTTAGTACAACTTTTCTTTGTCAAATCTGGTGTACATTGAACCAACCCATATATAGTCTCgttattgttgttatttgattCATTTACTTTAACACTCTTTATACCAAACTTCTTACGCCAATCGCCTTCAGCCGCGGTGCTTTTAAGTTCATCCAACAAGCCATTAAGTGTTTGACTAAATGCATCATCCACCCCTGTCTTATTTTCTATATCGTAAACATAACCAGTATCAGTATCCATGACACCAAAAATTGAAGCATTAGAATAGCGTAACATGCACAGGTCGTAGTATCCAATTGCTTCTTTCTGAATTGGACACCGATCTGTGAGAAGTACTGCGGAGGATTTCAAGCAGTCACGGCAATCATTTGGATTAAGGTCTCCTCTGCAGAATCCAATTGCGCTTACTTTGTCAGGTTTTTGGCCATAAGAGAAATTGTAGAATCCATAGTCTATTTCTTTGttggaatatatattttttagaacgGTGGCAAGGTTGTTTTGATAGGTACTACCGTCGGTGAAGTTTCCGAGATCATTGTTACATTTGTGGTAGCGGAAAACTAATTGGTCGTTGGCTTGAGAGTTTAGTGTGAAAAACAGAGGAAGAGATAAAAACAGAAGGCAACGCAAAGAAAGCATATTGCTCTTGTTTGGAGTGGTTTGTGAGAAAATTATGGAAGAATGAAGTAGTTAGAATGAATGTAGAAAGTAGCTTTTTATAGATCTTTCATGGTACTCACGGCAAGGTAATGGAATTTATTAAGGAAAGAAATATCTATTGAAGTTAAAAACACGGGTCAAGTGTTTTTATCCAACAAAAAGAAAGGGTCAAGTCTTCCCAAATTTCTTCTTGTTTTGTACTTTATGGTCAAGTCTTcccaaatttcaaaatttccgctaTTTTTgactggaaatttcaaaatttccgctaTTTTTgactggaaatttcaaaattttaggtATTATCATTTACCAATACtatcgaaaattttgaaatttccagaaCCTATTATCATATCAGAAActttaaaatttccggtatttcaatttaaaaaataaagaagttatttttgttatatttttaaattttgcagTGAGAATTAGAGGCAGAGACCGTTCTATT
The sequence above is drawn from the Vicia villosa cultivar HV-30 ecotype Madison, WI unplaced genomic scaffold, Vvil1.0 ctg.000353F_1_1, whole genome shotgun sequence genome and encodes:
- the LOC131627265 gene encoding cysteine-rich repeat secretory protein 38-like isoform X2 — encoded protein: MLSLRCLLFLSLPLFFTLNSQANDQLVFRYHKCNNDLGNFTDGSTYQNNLATVLKNIYSNKEIDYGFYNFSYGQKPDKVSAIGFCRGDLNPNDCRDCLKSSAVLLTDRCPIQKEAIGYYDLCMLRYSNASIFGVMDTDTGYVYDIENKTGVDDAFSQTLNGLLDELKSTAAEGDWRKKFGIKSVKVNESNNNNNETIYGLVQCTPDLTKKSCTKCLDSAYGRSHQHHGHRKHFLLNLHQQTRQSRQHHSPLKHFPLNLHQPTPQSRRHHSHLKHLLLKQHRQTPPTQNHQHHSLLKHLLLKLHQPIPPIHLQD
- the LOC131627265 gene encoding cysteine-rich repeat secretory protein 38-like isoform X1, with the protein product MLSLRCLLFLSLPLFFTLNSQANDQLVFRYHKCNNDLGNFTDGSTYQNNLATVLKNIYSNKEIDYGFYNFSYGQKPDKVSAIGFCRGDLNPNDCRDCLKSSAVLLTDRCPIQKEAIGYYDLCMLRYSNASIFGVMDTDTGYVYDIENKTGVDDAFSQTLNGLLDELKSTAAEGDWRKKFGIKSVKVNESNNNNNETIYGLVQCTPDLTKKSCTKCLDSAYGKFSTWCKDMKGCLYMGPSCSVRYDIVQFYQSIVNRTESPAPRPSQALPPKSASTNSTESPAPQPSQALPPKSTSTNSTESPASQPSQALAPKTASTNSTNTESPAPQPSQTLAPKTASTNSTNTSPGLGKSKKLRTVITIGIVVVAVFGLN